One segment of Vagococcus martis DNA contains the following:
- a CDS encoding ribonuclease HII, which translates to MSETIQSIKEKFSHVINFSDNLFEEYSSDERKGVQKIIEQTKKRLEKEESLRVKFEEMTSYEKQARNNGYQTIVGIDEVGRGPLAGPVVAAAVVLPTDFDGVGINDSKQLSLKKREEFFDKIMADALSVGIGIIDEETIDRVNIYEATKLAMVDAINQLDVSPDYLLIDAMTLPVDIAQESIIKGDANSISIASASIIAKVTRDRMMVEYDKEFPGYGFANNAGYGTKEHLDQLKTNGITRIHRKSFEPIKSMIK; encoded by the coding sequence ATGAGTGAAACAATTCAATCTATTAAAGAAAAATTTTCTCATGTTATTAATTTTTCAGATAACTTATTCGAAGAGTATTCGTCAGACGAACGAAAAGGTGTACAAAAGATTATTGAACAAACCAAAAAACGTTTAGAAAAAGAAGAGTCTCTTAGAGTAAAATTTGAAGAGATGACGTCGTATGAAAAACAAGCTCGAAATAACGGGTATCAAACAATTGTTGGAATTGATGAGGTTGGTCGAGGACCTTTAGCAGGGCCTGTAGTCGCAGCGGCAGTAGTCTTACCAACTGATTTTGATGGAGTTGGAATCAATGATTCAAAACAATTGTCTCTGAAAAAACGTGAAGAATTTTTTGATAAAATTATGGCAGATGCTTTGTCTGTCGGAATTGGTATTATAGATGAGGAAACGATAGACCGCGTTAATATCTATGAAGCCACAAAACTAGCTATGGTTGATGCAATCAATCAATTGGACGTGTCACCTGATTATTTATTAATTGATGCGATGACTTTACCAGTCGATATTGCACAAGAAAGTATCATAAAAGGTGATGCCAATAGTATCTCAATTGCTAGTGCGAGCATTATCGCGAAAGTGACACGTGATAGAATGATGGTAGAATACGATAAAGAGTTTCCTGGTTATGGCTTTGCTAATAATGCTGGTTATGGAACAAAAGAGCATTTAGACCAATTGAAAACCAATGGAATCACGCGAATTCATCGCAAATCATTTGAACCAATTAAAAGCATGATAAAATAA
- the dprA gene encoding DNA-processing protein DprA: protein MHQLIIFRLKHVKGIGNIGRLRLLNYLLENNEEVCFQTMIHLAKVKPIHQSIFIESFKESQKITSQDLDCFLEQYGLLTYLDEDYPEPLSEIYNPPIALFYKGRKELLKTKMISIIGSREQTDFGKSIIETMVPPIVDEEITVVSGLAKGNDTCAQKLAIRRQGNTIGVLGFGLDRVYPKENFRLQEYMYDHQLVVTEYLPHESPLAYHFPERNRIIAGLSSATLVVEAKKKSGTFITAHLALEEGRNVFAIPNSPLVKESEGCLSLIQDGAKCISHVKDILEEM from the coding sequence ATGCATCAATTAATTATATTTCGTTTAAAACACGTCAAAGGGATTGGCAATATTGGAAGATTAAGGCTGTTAAATTATTTACTAGAAAATAACGAAGAGGTTTGTTTTCAAACCATGATTCATTTAGCTAAAGTAAAACCAATTCATCAGTCAATTTTTATTGAAAGTTTTAAAGAAAGTCAAAAAATAACCTCTCAAGACTTAGATTGTTTTTTGGAACAATATGGTTTGTTAACTTATTTAGATGAGGATTATCCTGAACCATTATCTGAAATCTACAATCCGCCAATTGCGCTATTTTATAAAGGAAGAAAAGAATTATTAAAAACTAAAATGATTTCAATTATTGGGTCAAGAGAACAAACAGATTTTGGAAAAAGTATCATTGAAACCATGGTTCCACCTATTGTCGATGAAGAGATTACTGTAGTGAGCGGTTTGGCAAAAGGCAATGACACTTGTGCACAAAAATTGGCTATTAGAAGACAAGGAAATACTATTGGAGTTTTAGGATTTGGTCTTGATAGAGTTTACCCTAAAGAAAACTTTCGCTTACAAGAATACATGTATGACCATCAACTTGTCGTGACGGAATATTTACCTCATGAATCACCATTAGCGTATCATTTTCCTGAAAGGAATCGAATTATTGCAGGACTGTCTTCTGCGACACTTGTTGTTGAGGCGAAGAAAAAGAGTGGAACTTTTATTACTGCACACCTTGCACTAGAGGAAGGGCGAAATGTTTTTGCTATTCCAAATAGTCCGTTAGTAAAAGAATCTGAAGGGTGCTTGTCGTTGATTCAAGACGGAGCAAAATGCATTAGTCATGTGAAAGATATTTTAGAAGAAATGTAG
- the topA gene encoding type I DNA topoisomerase produces MSYKYLVIVESPAKAKTIEKYLGKNYKVVASVGHIRDLPKSKMGIDIENNFEPHYINIRGKGPVIKDLKKHAKKAQKVYLAADPDREGEAIAWHLAHILELDLEDNNRVVFNEITKEAVKQAFKEPRKINIDLVDAQQARRILDRLVGYSISPLLWKKVKKGLSAGRVQSVALKMIIDREEEIRNFKPEEYWSIPGTFLKNKAKFSANFYGLDGKKVKLSTEKDVKEVTAKLTGRDYDVVKVTKKERKRNPANPFTTSSLQQEAARKLNFRTRKTMMVAQQLYEGIKLGKGQGTVGLITYMRTDSTRLSDTAKSEAYDFIVEKYGQEFFDSKKKPVKKAEGAQDAHEAIRPSSVMRTPESIKDYLDKDQFKLYSLIWSRMIASLMSPAVMDTMRVDLAQNGVTFVANGSKVKFPGFMKVYVEGKDEGKEEKDNILPELEVGDVVKSVDIEPKQHFTQPPARYSEATLVKTLEEQGVGRPSTYAPTLETIQRRYYVKLNARRFEPTELGEIVNTIMCEYFPQIVDTTFTAEMEKELDAIAEHKEKWVDVISRFYHPFEKELATAEEKMEKIQIKDEPAGFDCEECGSPMVIKLGKYGKFYACSNFPDCRNTKAIVKKIGVTCPTCKKGDVIEKKTKKNRIFYGCDRYPDCEFTSWDKPIGRDCPKCSHYLVQKKVRGGMQIICSNCDYQEDVQK; encoded by the coding sequence ATGAGTTACAAATATTTAGTGATTGTGGAATCCCCTGCTAAAGCTAAAACGATCGAGAAATATCTCGGTAAAAACTATAAAGTCGTAGCAAGCGTTGGGCATATTAGAGATTTGCCTAAAAGTAAAATGGGTATTGATATAGAAAATAATTTTGAACCTCACTACATAAACATTCGAGGAAAAGGTCCTGTTATTAAGGATTTAAAAAAACATGCAAAAAAAGCTCAAAAAGTTTATCTCGCAGCCGATCCGGACCGCGAGGGGGAAGCGATTGCATGGCATTTGGCTCATATATTAGAGTTAGATTTAGAAGATAATAATCGAGTGGTATTTAACGAGATTACCAAAGAAGCGGTAAAACAAGCGTTTAAAGAACCACGAAAAATAAATATTGATTTGGTCGATGCACAACAAGCTAGACGTATATTAGACCGTTTAGTTGGTTACTCAATTAGTCCTTTATTATGGAAGAAAGTTAAAAAAGGATTGAGTGCAGGTCGTGTGCAATCTGTTGCGCTAAAAATGATAATTGACCGTGAAGAAGAAATTAGAAACTTTAAACCTGAAGAGTACTGGAGTATTCCAGGAACATTTTTAAAGAATAAGGCAAAATTCTCTGCTAACTTTTATGGTTTAGACGGTAAAAAAGTAAAACTGTCAACTGAAAAAGATGTTAAAGAAGTCACTGCAAAGTTAACTGGAAGAGATTATGACGTCGTGAAAGTAACCAAAAAGGAACGTAAAAGAAATCCGGCGAATCCCTTTACAACAAGTAGTTTGCAACAAGAAGCTGCTCGTAAATTAAATTTTAGAACTAGAAAAACAATGATGGTAGCACAACAACTTTACGAAGGAATTAAACTAGGTAAAGGGCAAGGAACAGTCGGTTTGATTACTTATATGAGAACGGACTCAACTCGACTATCAGACACAGCAAAAAGTGAAGCATATGATTTTATCGTAGAAAAATATGGTCAAGAGTTCTTTGATTCAAAGAAAAAACCTGTTAAAAAAGCAGAAGGCGCGCAAGACGCACATGAGGCAATTCGTCCATCAAGTGTGATGCGTACACCTGAATCAATTAAAGACTACTTGGATAAAGACCAATTTAAATTGTATTCATTAATCTGGTCACGTATGATAGCAAGTTTAATGTCACCAGCAGTTATGGATACGATGCGTGTTGATTTAGCGCAAAATGGTGTGACGTTTGTTGCAAACGGATCGAAAGTTAAATTCCCTGGATTTATGAAAGTCTATGTTGAGGGAAAAGATGAAGGCAAAGAAGAAAAAGATAATATTCTTCCTGAGTTAGAAGTTGGCGATGTTGTCAAATCTGTTGATATCGAACCAAAACAACATTTTACTCAACCACCAGCACGATACAGTGAAGCAACACTAGTTAAAACATTGGAAGAGCAAGGTGTGGGACGTCCATCAACATACGCACCAACTCTTGAAACGATTCAACGTCGTTACTATGTAAAATTAAATGCTAGACGCTTTGAGCCAACTGAGCTTGGTGAAATTGTGAATACGATTATGTGTGAGTACTTCCCACAAATTGTTGATACAACCTTTACTGCTGAGATGGAAAAAGAACTTGATGCTATAGCTGAACATAAAGAAAAATGGGTCGATGTTATCAGTCGTTTCTATCATCCATTTGAAAAAGAATTGGCTACAGCAGAAGAAAAAATGGAGAAAATCCAAATTAAAGATGAGCCGGCCGGTTTTGACTGTGAAGAATGTGGCTCACCAATGGTTATAAAACTAGGTAAATATGGGAAGTTTTATGCATGTAGTAATTTCCCTGATTGTCGAAATACGAAAGCCATTGTTAAAAAAATCGGCGTGACATGTCCAACTTGTAAAAAAGGTGATGTCATCGAGAAGAAAACGAAAAAGAATCGTATTTTTTATGGATGTGACCGATACCCTGATTGTGAATTTACATCGTGGGATAAACCAATTGGACGCGACTGTCCTAAGTGTAGTCACTATCTTGTACAGAAAAAAGTTCGTGGTGGTATGCAGATTATTTGTAGTAACTGTGACTATCAAGAAGACGTGCAAAAATAA
- the trmFO gene encoding methylenetetrahydrofolate--tRNA-(uracil(54)-C(5))-methyltransferase (FADH(2)-oxidizing) TrmFO — protein sequence MTENRVTVIGAGLAGSEAAWQAAESGAQVDLYEMRKIKKTPAHHTDQFAELVCTNSLRANGITNAAGLLKEEMRQFGSVIIAAADKTQVPAGGALAVDRESFSEEVTKQVSNHPNITVHHEEITEIPTEGITVIATGPLTSEPLAESIKEFTESEGLYFYDAAAPIIEKSSIDMDKVYLKSRYDKGEAAYLNCPMTKDEFYAFREALVNAEVAPLKSFEKEKFFEGCMPIEVMANRGEKTMTFGPLKPVGLEDPKTGKRPYAVVQLRQDNAAASLYNIVGFQTHLKWGEQKRIIQMIPGLENAEIVRYGVMHRNTFMNSPELLDPTYQSRKKPTLFFAGQMTGVEGYVESAASGILAGRNAARLAQGKEPIVLPQETAIGGMAHYITHTSGKHFQPMNVNFGLFPELPERIRDKKERYTQIANRALEATKESLTLFEK from the coding sequence ATGACAGAGAATAGAGTAACGGTTATTGGGGCAGGATTAGCTGGAAGTGAAGCAGCATGGCAAGCAGCAGAGTCAGGAGCCCAAGTTGATTTATATGAAATGAGAAAAATAAAAAAAACACCAGCACACCACACGGATCAATTTGCTGAATTAGTTTGTACGAACTCATTAAGAGCGAATGGTATTACAAATGCTGCTGGTTTATTAAAAGAAGAGATGAGACAATTTGGCTCAGTTATTATTGCAGCTGCAGATAAAACACAAGTTCCTGCTGGTGGTGCGTTAGCTGTTGATAGAGAAAGCTTTTCTGAAGAAGTAACAAAACAAGTATCAAATCATCCAAACATTACTGTTCATCATGAAGAGATTACTGAAATTCCAACTGAAGGTATTACAGTCATTGCGACTGGCCCTTTAACAAGTGAGCCTTTAGCGGAAAGTATCAAAGAATTTACTGAGTCAGAAGGATTATATTTTTATGATGCAGCTGCACCAATCATAGAAAAATCATCTATTGATATGGATAAAGTGTATTTAAAATCTCGTTATGATAAAGGTGAAGCAGCCTACCTTAATTGTCCTATGACAAAGGATGAGTTCTATGCGTTTAGAGAAGCGCTTGTTAACGCAGAAGTAGCACCTTTAAAATCATTCGAAAAAGAAAAATTCTTTGAAGGATGTATGCCGATTGAGGTGATGGCAAATCGTGGCGAAAAAACAATGACATTTGGTCCGTTGAAACCAGTTGGATTAGAAGATCCAAAAACAGGTAAGCGTCCATATGCAGTTGTTCAACTTCGACAAGACAATGCAGCAGCGTCACTTTATAATATTGTTGGATTTCAAACGCATTTAAAATGGGGCGAACAAAAACGTATTATTCAAATGATTCCAGGATTAGAAAATGCAGAAATTGTAAGATATGGTGTGATGCATCGAAATACATTTATGAATTCACCTGAATTACTTGATCCAACGTATCAATCACGTAAGAAACCAACGTTATTCTTTGCTGGTCAAATGACTGGTGTAGAAGGTTATGTTGAAAGTGCAGCAAGTGGTATCTTAGCAGGACGAAATGCAGCAAGACTTGCCCAAGGTAAAGAACCAATTGTACTGCCACAAGAAACAGCGATTGGTGGTATGGCACACTACATCACACATACATCTGGTAAACATTTCCAACCGATGAATGTAAACTTTGGTTTATTCCCAGAGTTACCAGAGAGAATTCGTGATAAAAAAGAACGTTACACACAAATTGCTAATAGAGCACTTGAAGCGACAAAAGAGTCGTTAACATTATTTGAGAAATAG
- the xerC gene encoding tyrosine recombinase XerC: MISIDHLVLFLRYLVDERHYSLQTKHAYEDDVTHFFEFLEETGNSDYLNITFQDARVYLAYLHDKEYSRNTISRKISSLRSYYHFLIKNEWMTDNPFSYIQMKKKQSKLPSFLYEKELAILFESVSGEAPLDKRNRAILELLYATGIRVSECVSIELRDIDMENSIVLINGKGGKQRYVPFGSFCHDAISDYLSTTRKDLMEKYHEEHDNLFINHRGQPLTAKGVQYILDHLIKKSSLTTNIHPHIFRHTFATHLLDNGADMRTVQELLGHSSLSSTQIYTHVTTSALQKNYRNFHPRA; this comes from the coding sequence TTGATTTCGATTGATCACTTAGTGTTATTTTTAAGATATTTAGTAGATGAGCGACATTATTCATTACAAACAAAACACGCCTATGAGGATGATGTCACACATTTTTTTGAGTTTTTGGAAGAAACAGGAAATTCTGACTATTTAAACATCACGTTTCAAGATGCTCGAGTGTATCTAGCTTATCTTCATGATAAAGAATATAGTCGTAATACAATTAGTCGGAAAATTTCGAGTCTTCGGTCATATTATCATTTCTTAATAAAAAATGAGTGGATGACAGACAATCCTTTTAGCTACATACAGATGAAAAAAAAGCAAAGTAAGTTACCAAGCTTTTTATATGAAAAAGAATTGGCTATCTTATTTGAATCGGTTTCTGGTGAAGCACCATTAGATAAACGTAATCGAGCGATTTTAGAGTTACTTTATGCTACAGGAATTAGGGTATCCGAGTGTGTGTCGATTGAATTACGTGATATAGATATGGAAAATTCAATTGTGTTAATAAATGGTAAAGGTGGCAAGCAACGTTATGTGCCGTTTGGTTCGTTTTGTCACGATGCTATTTCTGATTACCTATCAACTACACGTAAAGACTTGATGGAAAAATATCACGAAGAACATGATAATTTATTTATTAATCACCGAGGACAGCCGCTGACAGCAAAAGGCGTTCAATATATTTTGGATCATTTAATTAAAAAAAGTAGTTTAACAACGAATATTCATCCGCATATTTTTAGGCATACATTTGCCACACATTTATTAGATAATGGAGCTGATATGAGAACGGTCCAAGAGTTATTGGGTCATTCAAGTTTATCCTCCACACAGATATATACGCATGTGACAACCAGTGCGTTACAAAAGAATTATCGGAATTTTCATCCGAGAGCTTAA
- the hslV gene encoding ATP-dependent protease subunit HslV has product MGYTTFHSTTICAVEKDGKFAMAGDGQVTMGESVVMKGTARKVRRIYNDEVVVGFAGSVADAFNLEGKFEEKLNQYKGNLMRAAVELAMQWRSDRAMQKLEAMLIVMNDKEMLVVSGTGEVIAPDDGILAIGSGGNYALAAARALKRDGREDLTAGDIAKAALNVAGDICVYTNHNIIVEEL; this is encoded by the coding sequence ATGGGATATACAACATTTCATTCAACAACAATTTGTGCAGTAGAAAAAGACGGAAAATTTGCAATGGCTGGTGATGGCCAAGTAACAATGGGCGAATCAGTCGTGATGAAAGGGACTGCCAGAAAAGTTAGACGTATTTATAACGATGAAGTGGTCGTAGGATTTGCCGGTAGTGTGGCAGATGCGTTTAATCTTGAAGGGAAATTTGAAGAAAAATTAAATCAATATAAAGGAAACTTGATGCGTGCGGCTGTGGAACTTGCGATGCAATGGCGCAGTGATCGTGCGATGCAAAAATTAGAAGCGATGCTAATCGTAATGAATGATAAAGAGATGCTAGTAGTGTCAGGTACAGGTGAAGTAATCGCACCAGATGATGGTATTTTAGCGATAGGTTCTGGTGGTAACTATGCATTAGCTGCTGCAAGAGCACTTAAACGAGATGGCCGTGAAGATTTAACGGCTGGTGACATCGCAAAAGCTGCGCTAAATGTCGCAGGAGATATTTGTGTTTACACAAACCACAACATTATTGTAGAAGAATTATAG
- the hslU gene encoding ATP-dependent protease ATPase subunit HslU, producing the protein MSTVTKTPRQIVEELDQYIIGQNKAKKSVAVALRNRYRRMQLDEVMQQDITPKNLLMIGPTGVGKTEIARRLAKIVNAPFVKVEATKFTEVGYVGRDVESMVRDLVEASITIVKKDQYSQVYSQAKKAAEDRLVKLLVPGIKKEKRQSTNQFDMMMQMMNGFQQNNDEEKEEVTDSIRVSRETVQSQLEKGQLEDREITIEVEEKKQTPTMNNGLEQMGIDLGDALNSLTPKKKIKRTVTVKEAREILINEESEKLVNSADIHSEAIKLAQNHGIIFIDEFDKITSKSESNGQVSREGVQRDILPIVEGSIVNTKYGTIATDHILFIASGAFHLSKPSDLIPELQGRFPIRVELDDLTAEDFVRILTEPNNALIKQYIALLKTENIDVTFTKEAIERLSNIAYNVNSETDNIGARRLHTILEKLLEDLLFESPDMSMGEITITEQYVNEKLGEISEDEDLSRYIL; encoded by the coding sequence ATGAGTACAGTAACAAAAACACCAAGACAAATTGTAGAAGAATTAGACCAATATATTATTGGACAAAATAAAGCGAAAAAATCTGTAGCAGTGGCATTACGTAATCGTTATCGCCGTATGCAATTAGACGAAGTGATGCAACAAGATATCACGCCTAAAAACTTGTTAATGATTGGACCAACTGGTGTAGGTAAAACAGAAATCGCTAGACGACTAGCAAAAATTGTTAATGCACCATTTGTAAAAGTTGAGGCAACGAAATTTACAGAAGTTGGGTACGTTGGTCGTGACGTTGAGTCAATGGTTCGTGACTTAGTTGAAGCAAGTATTACCATTGTGAAAAAAGACCAATACAGCCAAGTATATTCACAAGCTAAAAAAGCTGCGGAAGATAGATTGGTTAAATTATTAGTACCTGGTATCAAAAAAGAAAAACGTCAATCAACGAACCAATTTGATATGATGATGCAAATGATGAATGGTTTCCAACAAAACAATGACGAAGAAAAAGAAGAAGTGACTGATTCTATCAGAGTAAGCCGTGAAACAGTCCAATCTCAACTTGAAAAAGGTCAACTTGAAGATAGAGAGATCACAATTGAAGTCGAAGAGAAAAAACAAACACCAACCATGAATAATGGATTAGAACAAATGGGAATAGATTTAGGAGATGCTTTAAATTCATTAACACCTAAGAAAAAAATCAAACGCACAGTGACTGTAAAAGAAGCACGCGAAATCTTAATTAATGAAGAATCTGAAAAATTAGTTAATAGTGCTGACATTCATAGTGAAGCAATTAAACTTGCTCAAAATCATGGGATTATTTTTATTGATGAGTTTGATAAAATTACGTCTAAATCTGAAAGTAATGGTCAAGTTTCTCGTGAAGGTGTCCAACGTGATATTTTACCAATCGTTGAAGGCTCAATTGTGAATACTAAATATGGTACGATTGCAACAGATCATATTCTATTTATCGCTTCAGGAGCGTTCCATTTAAGTAAACCAAGTGATTTAATTCCTGAATTACAAGGACGTTTCCCAATTCGTGTTGAATTAGATGATTTAACAGCTGAAGATTTTGTTCGCATTTTAACTGAACCAAACAACGCGTTAATCAAACAATATATTGCGTTACTTAAAACAGAAAATATTGATGTAACATTCACCAAAGAAGCAATCGAACGTTTATCTAATATAGCGTATAATGTGAATAGTGAGACAGATAATATCGGCGCACGACGTTTACACACTATTTTAGAAAAACTGTTAGAAGATTTATTATTTGAATCTCCTGATATGTCGATGGGTGAAATTACAATTACTGAGCAATACGTAAATGAAAAACTTGGAGAAATATCTGAAGATGAGGATTTAAGTCGTTATATTTTATAA
- the codY gene encoding GTP-sensing pleiotropic transcriptional regulator CodY — protein sequence MNDLLQKTRMINELLQKENTIQEEKEMPYLQMAQVLSDIMECNTYILSKEGVLLGYSVVHDFNNERINEMISNHQFPHSYTTLLKDIQQTVENIPIEEELTTFPFELKAELTNAYTTLVPIFGAGARLGTILLGRINKKFNTEDFILCEYSATVVGMQMLYQKSGDIEKQVRETSMVQMALKSLSFSELKAIKAIFEELDGDEGILTTSSVADRIGITRSVIVNALRKLESGGVIETRSLGMKGTFIKITNQQLIDLLDKETVV from the coding sequence ATGAATGATTTATTGCAAAAAACACGTATGATAAATGAATTGCTACAAAAAGAAAATACCATTCAAGAAGAAAAAGAGATGCCTTACTTGCAAATGGCACAGGTATTATCTGATATTATGGAATGTAATACCTATATTTTGTCAAAAGAGGGCGTATTGTTAGGGTATTCTGTTGTGCATGATTTTAATAATGAACGCATAAATGAGATGATTTCAAATCATCAATTTCCACATTCTTATACGACATTGTTAAAAGATATTCAGCAAACGGTGGAAAATATTCCGATTGAAGAAGAGTTAACCACGTTTCCGTTTGAATTAAAAGCGGAGTTGACCAATGCCTATACAACACTTGTTCCAATTTTTGGAGCAGGTGCTAGGCTTGGCACAATTCTTTTAGGGCGTATTAATAAAAAATTTAATACTGAAGATTTTATTCTTTGTGAGTATAGTGCAACAGTAGTTGGAATGCAGATGCTTTATCAAAAATCTGGTGATATCGAAAAACAAGTGCGTGAAACAAGTATGGTTCAAATGGCGCTTAAATCATTGTCATTCAGTGAGTTAAAAGCCATTAAAGCTATTTTCGAAGAACTAGATGGTGATGAAGGCATTTTAACGACATCAAGTGTTGCTGATAGAATCGGTATTACACGTTCTGTGATTGTAAATGCACTAAGAAAACTTGAATCTGGTGGGGTTATTGAGACACGGTCTCTTGGAATGAAGGGTACGTTTATCAAAATAACAAATCAACAGTTAATTGACCTACTTGATAAAGAAACGGTCGTTTAG
- a CDS encoding aldose 1-epimerase family protein, whose translation MTIYLESDTAKVSINEFGAELSSFILKETGVEYIWQANPNYWGRHAPVLFPIVGRLKKNTYTYKSQPYRMNQHGFARDMTFDVIEQDASSVVFELKSNQETLEKYPFEFRLLIGYKLVDNELTTSYEVSTLSDEMYFSIGAHPAFNVPLIEGTTIEDYYLHFYPLKSRIKIPLEGAYINSESKTLAQTNTSIQLNHGLFKEDAQILETKGKNTFSILSEKHPHGVRVSYEDFPFVGFWSPNTVDAPFICIEPWCGIADDVSASGAIEEKIGINKLSKGDIFNRSYTIEII comes from the coding sequence ATGACGATATATTTAGAATCAGATACGGCTAAAGTCAGCATAAATGAATTTGGAGCCGAATTATCAAGTTTTATTTTAAAAGAAACAGGTGTTGAGTATATTTGGCAAGCTAATCCAAACTATTGGGGACGTCATGCACCAGTATTGTTTCCGATTGTTGGCAGATTGAAAAAGAATACATACACATATAAAAGTCAACCATATCGTATGAATCAACATGGATTTGCTCGAGATATGACGTTTGATGTCATTGAACAAGACGCTTCTTCTGTTGTCTTTGAATTAAAAAGTAATCAAGAAACATTAGAAAAATACCCATTTGAGTTTCGTTTGTTGATTGGCTATAAACTTGTAGATAATGAGCTAACAACAAGTTATGAAGTATCTACACTTTCTGATGAGATGTATTTTTCAATCGGGGCCCATCCAGCATTTAATGTTCCGTTAATTGAAGGAACAACAATCGAAGATTATTATTTGCATTTTTATCCGTTGAAATCAAGAATTAAAATTCCGCTAGAAGGTGCTTATATTAATAGTGAGAGTAAAACGTTAGCACAGACAAACACATCAATTCAGCTAAATCATGGATTGTTTAAAGAAGATGCACAGATTTTAGAAACAAAAGGGAAAAACACTTTTTCAATTTTATCTGAGAAGCATCCTCATGGGGTAAGAGTTAGTTATGAGGATTTTCCATTTGTTGGCTTTTGGAGCCCGAATACAGTTGACGCACCATTTATTTGTATAGAACCTTGGTGTGGTATTGCAGATGATGTTTCAGCTTCAGGTGCCATTGAAGAAAAAATAGGGATAAACAAATTATCAAAAGGTGACATTTTTAATCGAAGTTATACAATTGAAATTATATAA
- a CDS encoding pyruvate, water dikinase regulatory protein, translating to MTDQRISIFIISDSAGETASKLAQASMAQYEDAQIKIQIVKRAFIYHEDELIQALEEAKAVNAIILHTLVSKDLVNIANNYGKEHNLFTIDVLSGLVDELSNRTGLEPSRLPGAMHFLSKNYFERISAMEFAVKYDDGKNPKGFLEADILLLGVSRTSKTPLSLFLANKNLKVANLPLIPEAHIPPQLWEVDPKKIVGLTNNPKVLNRIRRERMKSYGLNPDTAYSDIDKIKRELEFANDLYKKLGCLVINVAQLSIEETASIILSELNIEDTSYFG from the coding sequence ATGACAGATCAACGCATTAGTATATTTATTATTTCTGATTCTGCCGGTGAAACTGCGTCAAAGTTAGCACAAGCATCAATGGCGCAATATGAAGATGCTCAAATAAAAATCCAAATTGTCAAAAGAGCTTTCATCTATCATGAAGATGAACTAATACAAGCACTTGAAGAAGCAAAAGCAGTGAATGCTATTATCTTACATACACTTGTTTCAAAAGATTTAGTTAATATAGCCAACAACTACGGAAAAGAGCATAATCTATTTACCATTGATGTATTATCTGGACTAGTTGATGAGTTATCAAATAGAACAGGATTAGAACCAAGTCGTTTGCCTGGTGCAATGCATTTTTTAAGTAAAAATTATTTTGAACGCATTAGTGCGATGGAATTTGCCGTTAAATATGACGATGGTAAAAATCCTAAAGGTTTTTTAGAAGCAGATATTCTTCTTTTAGGGGTGTCACGTACGTCAAAAACACCACTAAGTTTATTTTTAGCAAATAAAAACTTGAAAGTGGCTAATTTGCCACTCATTCCAGAAGCTCACATTCCACCACAACTTTGGGAAGTTGACCCTAAAAAAATTGTCGGTCTAACAAATAATCCAAAAGTCTTAAATCGTATTCGACGTGAAAGAATGAAATCATATGGATTAAATCCCGACACGGCCTATTCTGATATTGATAAGATTAAACGTGAATTGGAATTTGCTAATGATTTATATAAAAAACTTGGATGTCTCGTTATCAATGTGGCTCAACTTTCTATCGAAGAAACAGCTTCTATTATATTAAGTGAGTTAAATATTGAAGATACCAGTTATTTTGGTTAA